One Thermodesulfobacteriota bacterium DNA window includes the following coding sequences:
- a CDS encoding acyl-CoA thioesterase has translation MPSIKDTRHQMVQFVFPEHANPHGTLHGGRLMDWIMLAGSINSSRTARGITVLGATDSIDFINPVKVGEIVTLDSSIEYIGSSSMEIGVTVHSENLETREKKLTTHSSLAFIAVDKDGSPRRIAEVIEPADEEETALRDEARKRREQRVPKIGRRDEQARNIIDETEITRMRLETTKVVLPEDSFYGSFMSVGKLMLDIDETAAILAMRFVKGVLVTGSLDELFFYSPIRVGDIIIFKSGITYVGNTSLEVGIKVLSENILTGEQRHTCTAFLTYVHVGDDGAPKKVPEFRPETPEEKRLWKKALERKDRRTERLRRLSGIMS, from the coding sequence ATGCCCTCTATAAAAGACACACGGCACCAGATGGTGCAGTTCGTATTCCCCGAGCACGCGAACCCCCACGGCACCCTCCACGGGGGCAGGCTCATGGACTGGATAATGCTCGCGGGGAGCATAAACTCGTCGCGGACAGCAAGGGGCATAACCGTGCTGGGAGCTACGGACAGCATCGATTTCATTAACCCGGTGAAGGTGGGAGAAATAGTAACGCTCGACAGCTCGATCGAATATATCGGATCGAGCTCCATGGAGATAGGCGTTACAGTGCATTCCGAAAATCTCGAGACTCGCGAGAAGAAGCTCACGACCCACTCTAGCCTGGCGTTCATAGCCGTGGATAAGGACGGAAGCCCTAGGCGGATAGCTGAGGTGATCGAACCTGCCGACGAAGAGGAAACGGCTCTCCGCGACGAAGCAAGGAAACGGAGGGAGCAGAGGGTCCCGAAAATCGGCAGGAGGGACGAGCAGGCAAGGAACATAATCGACGAAACCGAGATAACGAGGATGCGCCTCGAGACGACGAAGGTGGTGCTCCCCGAGGACAGCTTCTACGGGAGCTTCATGTCGGTAGGGAAGCTCATGCTCGATATAGACGAGACCGCGGCCATACTCGCCATGAGGTTCGTCAAGGGGGTCCTCGTTACGGGGTCGCTCGACGAGCTGTTTTTCTACTCGCCCATCAGGGTAGGCGACATCATTATTTTCAAGTCCGGTATTACTTACGTCGGGAACACGTCGCTCGAAGTCGGCATCAAGGTCCTTTCCGAAAATATCCTGACCGGGGAGCAGAGGCATACGTGCACGGCGTTCCTGACCTATGTGCACGTCGGCGACGACGGAGCGCCTAAGAAGGTGCCCGAGTTCAGGCCCGAAACGCCTGAAGAGAAAAGGCTCTGGAAAAAAGCCCTTGAGAGAAAAGACAGACGGACCGAGAGGCTGAGGCGCCTGAGCGGGATCATGTCGTAA